Proteins from one Escherichia coli genomic window:
- the yfeD gene encoding MerR family transcriptional regulator gives MKRLRNKMTTEELAECLGVAKQTVNRWIREKGWKTEKFPGVKGGRARLILVDTQVCEFIQNTPAFHNTPMLLEAEEPLAEYAPGIRTPAYRQIISAIDNMTHSEQEKVAQFLSREGIRHFLARLDIDESE, from the coding sequence ATGAAAAGATTACGCAATAAAATGACCACCGAAGAACTGGCGGAATGCCTCGGTGTGGCTAAACAAACTGTTAACCGTTGGATCAGAGAGAAAGGCTGGAAAACGGAAAAATTTCCCGGCGTGAAAGGCGGTCGCGCCAGACTTATTCTGGTCGATACGCAAGTTTGCGAGTTTATTCAGAACACGCCAGCCTTCCATAACACACCGATGCTTCTGGAAGCCGAAGAACCCCTTGCCGAATACGCACCGGGTATTCGCACTCCTGCTTATCGGCAAATCATCAGCGCAATAGACAACATGACTCACAGTGAGCAAGAAAAAGTTGCGCAATTTTTGTCACGTGAAGGAATTCGTCATTTCCTTGCTCGTCTCGACATAGATGAATCAGAATAA
- the yfeC gene encoding YfeC-like transcriptional regulator — MFKERMTPDELARLTGYSRQTINKWVRKEGWTTSPKPGVQGGKARLVHVNEQVREYIRNAERPEGQGEAPALSGDTPLEVLLVTLAKEMTPVEQKQFTSLLLREGIIGLLQRLGIRDSK, encoded by the coding sequence ATGTTCAAGGAGAGGATGACGCCAGATGAACTTGCCAGACTGACCGGTTATAGCCGTCAGACCATTAATAAATGGGTACGCAAGGAAGGCTGGACGACGTCACCAAAACCAGGCGTCCAGGGTGGCAAAGCCAGACTGGTTCACGTCAATGAACAGGTTCGTGAATATATTCGCAATGCTGAACGTCCGGAAGGTCAGGGAGAAGCACCTGCCCTGTCTGGTGATACGCCGCTTGAAGTGTTACTGGTGACACTGGCGAAAGAGATGACGCCAGTTGAACAAAAACAGTTTACATCCTTGCTTCTGCGGGAAGGGATTATCGGGTTATTACAACGCTTAGGGATTCGCGATAGCAAATAA
- the pdeA gene encoding bifunctional diguanylate cyclase/phosphodiesterase — MFVEHNLIKNIKIFTLAFTLTVVLIQLSRFISPLAVIHSSYIFLAWMPLCVMLAILFIFGWRGVVPVLGGMFCTNLWNFHLSFLQNSVMLGSQTFAVLCACAILRWQLGTRWRYGLTSRYVWQRLFWLGLVAPIGIKCSMYLVGNFFDFPLKISTFFGDADAIFTVVDLLSLFTAVLIYNMLFYYLTRMIVSPHFAQILWRRDIAPSLSKEKRVFTLSWLAALSVLLLLMCTPYENDFIAGYLVPVFFIIFTLGVGKLRYPFLNLTWAVSTLCLLNYNQNFLQGVQTEYSLAFILAVLISFSVCLLYMVRIYHRSEWLNRRWHLQALTDPLTLLPNFRALEQAPEQEAGKSFCCLRIDNLEFMSRHYGLMMRVHCIRSIYRTLMPLMQENEKLYQLPGSELLLVLSGPETEGRLQHMVNILNSRQIHWNNTGLDMGYGAAWGRFDGNQETLQPLLGQLSWLAEQSCAHHHVLALDSREEMVSGQTTKQVLLLNTIRTALDQGDLLLYAQPIRNKEGEGYDEILARLKYDGGIMTPDKFLPLIAQFNLSARFDLQVLESLLKWLATHPCDKKGPRFSVNLMPLTLLQKNIAGRIIRLFKRYHISPQAVILEITEEQAFSNAESSMYNIEQLHKFGFRIAIDDFGTGYANYERLKRLQADIIKIDGVFVKDIVTNTLDAMIVRSITDLAKAKSLSVVAEFVETPQQQALLHKLGVQYLQGYLIGRPQPLAD, encoded by the coding sequence ATGTTTGTGGAGCATAACCTGATAAAAAATATCAAGATATTCACACTAGCGTTTACGCTCACCGTGGTACTTATTCAGCTATCCCGTTTTATTTCGCCACTTGCCGTTATCCATTCCAGTTATATCTTTTTGGCGTGGATGCCACTGTGCGTAATGCTGGCAATCTTGTTTATCTTTGGCTGGCGCGGTGTCGTTCCTGTTTTAGGCGGGATGTTTTGCACCAATCTGTGGAATTTTCATCTCTCTTTTTTACAGAACTCCGTCATGCTCGGCAGCCAGACGTTTGCAGTCCTGTGTGCCTGTGCAATATTACGCTGGCAATTGGGAACGCGTTGGCGTTATGGTTTGACCAGCCGATACGTCTGGCAACGTCTCTTCTGGCTTGGTTTGGTGGCACCGATTGGCATCAAATGCAGCATGTATCTTGTGGGGAATTTCTTTGATTTTCCGCTAAAGATATCTACCTTTTTCGGCGATGCGGATGCCATTTTCACGGTCGTTGATTTGCTAAGCCTTTTCACCGCAGTGCTGATTTACAACATGCTGTTTTACTATCTCACCCGCATGATTGTAAGTCCCCACTTTGCGCAGATCCTGTGGCGCAGGGATATCGCTCCGTCGTTGAGCAAAGAGAAACGCGTATTTACCTTAAGCTGGCTGGCAGCTCTTAGCGTGCTGCTACTTCTGATGTGTACACCGTATGAAAATGACTTCATTGCCGGTTACCTGGTACCTGTTTTCTTTATCATCTTTACCCTCGGGGTCGGTAAGCTTCGCTATCCGTTTTTAAATCTCACCTGGGCTGTTTCAACGCTTTGCCTTCTGAATTACAACCAGAACTTTTTGCAAGGGGTACAAACCGAATATTCGCTGGCATTTATTCTCGCGGTGCTGATTTCCTTTAGTGTTTGCCTGCTCTATATGGTGCGCATTTATCATCGTAGTGAATGGCTTAACCGACGCTGGCATTTGCAGGCGCTGACCGATCCGTTAACGCTCTTACCCAACTTTCGCGCGTTGGAACAAGCACCAGAGCAAGAGGCTGGCAAGAGTTTTTGCTGCCTGCGTATTGATAACCTTGAGTTTATGAGTCGTCATTACGGGTTAATGATGCGCGTTCACTGTATCCGCTCAATTTACCGTACGTTAATGCCGCTGATGCAGGAAAACGAAAAGTTGTATCAATTGCCGGGGAGTGAACTGCTATTAGTACTGAGCGGGCCGGAAACGGAAGGGCGACTTCAGCATATGGTTAACATCCTGAATAGTCGGCAAATTCACTGGAACAATACCGGGCTGGATATGGGCTATGGTGCTGCCTGGGGGCGTTTTGATGGAAATCAGGAAACCCTGCAACCCTTGTTGGGGCAGTTAAGCTGGCTGGCGGAGCAATCCTGCGCACATCATCATGTGCTGGCGCTGGATAGCAGAGAGGAGATGGTTTCCGGGCAGACCACTAAACAGGTGCTATTGCTGAATACCATTCGCACGGCGTTAGATCAGGGGGATTTGCTGCTCTACGCCCAGCCAATTCGCAACAAAGAGGGTGAAGGTTATGATGAGATCCTCGCGCGACTGAAATATGACGGCGGCATTATGACCCCGGATAAGTTTCTGCCCCTTATTGCTCAGTTTAACCTTAGCGCGCGTTTTGATTTGCAAGTGCTGGAATCCCTGTTGAAGTGGCTGGCAACACACCCCTGCGACAAGAAAGGTCCGCGCTTTTCAGTCAATTTAATGCCGCTCACGCTGCTGCAAAAAAATATTGCCGGGCGGATTATTCGTCTGTTTAAGCGTTATCACATCTCCCCGCAGGCGGTCATTCTTGAGATCACCGAGGAACAGGCGTTTTCTAACGCAGAAAGCAGTATGTACAACATCGAGCAGCTGCATAAGTTTGGTTTCCGGATTGCGATTGATGATTTTGGCACCGGCTATGCCAACTACGAACGGCTAAAGCGTTTGCAGGCTGATATCATTAAAATTGATGGCGTCTTTGTGAAAGATATCGTCACGAACACGCTGGATGCGATGATTGTGAGATCAATTACCGATCTGGCGAAAGCGAAGTCATTGAGTGTGGTCGCGGAGTTTGTCGAGACGCCACAGCAGCAGGCGCTATTGCATAAGCTCGGGGTGCAATATCTGCAAGGGTATTTGATTGGTCGCCCTCAGCCATTAGCTGATTAA
- the nupC gene encoding nucleoside permease NupC produces the protein MDRVLHFVLALAVVAILALLVSSDRKKIRIRYVIQLLVIEVLLAWFFLNSDVGLGFVKGFSEMFEKLLGFANEGTNFVFGSMNDQGLAFFFLKVLCPIVFISALIGILQHIRVLPVIIRAIGFLLSKVNGMGKLESFNAVSSLILGQSENFIAYKDILGKISRNRMYTMAATAMSTVSMSIVGAYMTMLEPKYVVAALVLNMFSTFIVLSLINPYRVDASEENIQMSNLHEGQSFFEMLGEYILAGFKVAIIVAAMLIGFIALIAALNALFATVTGWFGYSISFQGILGYIFYPVAWVMGVPSSEALQVGSIMATKLVSNEFVAMMDLQKIASTLSPRAEGIISVFLVSFANFSSIGIIAGAVKGLNEEQGNVVSRFGLKLVYGSTLVSVLSASIAALVL, from the coding sequence ATGGACCGCGTCCTTCATTTTGTACTGGCACTTGCCGTTGTTGCGATTCTCGCACTGCTGGTAAGCAGCGACCGCAAAAAAATTCGTATCCGTTATGTTATTCAACTGCTTGTTATCGAAGTGTTACTGGCGTGGTTCTTCCTGAACTCCGACGTTGGTTTGGGCTTCGTGAAAGGCTTCTCCGAAATGTTTGAGAAACTGCTCGGATTTGCCAACGAAGGGACTAACTTCGTCTTTGGTAGCATGAATGATCAAGGCCTGGCATTCTTCTTCCTGAAAGTGCTGTGCCCAATCGTCTTTATCTCTGCGCTGATCGGTATTCTCCAGCACATTCGCGTGTTGCCGGTGATTATCCGCGCAATTGGTTTCCTGCTCTCCAAAGTCAACGGTATGGGCAAACTGGAATCCTTCAACGCCGTCAGCTCTCTGATTCTGGGTCAGTCTGAAAACTTTATTGCCTATAAAGATATCCTCGGCAAAATCTCCCGCAATCGTATGTACACCATGGCAGCTACGGCGATGTCCACCGTGTCGATGTCCATCGTTGGTGCATACATGACGATGCTGGAGCCGAAATACGTCGTTGCGGCGCTGGTACTGAACATGTTCAGCACCTTTATCGTGCTGTCGCTGATCAACCCTTACCGTGTTGATGCCAGTGAAGAAAACATTCAGATGTCCAACCTGCACGAAGGTCAGAGCTTCTTCGAAATGCTGGGTGAATACATTCTGGCAGGTTTCAAAGTTGCCATTATCGTTGCCGCGATGCTGATCGGCTTTATCGCCCTGATCGCTGCGCTGAACGCACTGTTTGCCACTGTGACTGGCTGGTTTGGCTACAGCATCTCCTTCCAGGGCATCCTGGGCTACATCTTCTATCCGGTTGCGTGGGTGATGGGTGTTCCTTCCAGTGAAGCACTGCAGGTGGGCAGTATTATGGCGACCAAACTGGTTTCCAACGAGTTCGTTGCGATGATGGATCTGCAGAAAATCGCTTCCACGCTCTCTCCGCGTGCTGAAGGCATCATCTCCGTGTTCCTGGTTTCCTTCGCTAACTTCTCTTCTATCGGGATTATCGCCGGTGCGGTTAAAGGCCTGAATGAAGAGCAAGGTAACGTGGTTTCTCGCTTCGGTCTGAAACTGGTTTACGGCTCTACTCTGGTGAGTGTGCTGTCTGCGTCAATCGCAGCACTGGTGCTGTAA
- the mntH gene encoding Nramp family divalent metal transporter, producing MTNYRVESSSGRAARKMRLALMGPAFIAAIGYIDPGNFATNIQAGASFGYQLLWVVVWANLMAMLIQILSAKLGIATGKNLAEQIRDHYPRPVVWFYWVQAEIIAMATDLAEFIGAAIGFKLILGVSLLQGAVLTGIATFLILMLQRRGQKPLEKVIGGLLLFVAAAYIVELIFSQPNLAQLGKGMVIPSLPTSEAVFLAAGVLGATIMPHVIYLHSSLTQHLHGGSRQQRYSATKWDVAIAMTIAGFVNLAMMATAAAAFHFSGHTGVADLDEAYLTLQPLLSHAAATVFGLSLVAAGLSSTVVGTLAGQVVMQGFIRFHIPLWVRRTVTMLPSFIVILMGLDPTRILVMSQVLLSFGIALALVPLLIFTSDSRLMGDLVNSKRVKQIGWVIVVLVVALNIWLLVGTALGL from the coding sequence ATGACTAACTATCGCGTTGAGAGTAGCAGCGGACGGGCGGCGCGCAAGATGAGGCTCGCATTAATGGGACCTGCGTTCATTGCGGCGATTGGTTATATCGATCCTGGTAACTTTGCGACCAATATTCAGGCCGGGGCCAGCTTCGGCTATCAGCTACTGTGGGTTGTCGTTTGGGCCAACCTGATGGCGATGCTGATTCAGATACTGTCTGCCAAACTGGGGATTGCCACCGGTAAAAACCTGGCGGAGCAGATTCGCGATCACTATCCGCGTCCCGTAGTGTGGTTCTATTGGGTTCAGGCAGAAATTATTGCGATGGCAACCGACCTGGCAGAATTTATTGGTGCGGCGATCGGTTTTAAACTCATTCTGGGTGTTTCGCTGTTGCAGGGCGCTGTGCTGACGGGGATCGCGACTTTCCTGATTTTAATGCTGCAACGTCGAGGGCAAAAACCGCTGGAGAAAGTGATTGGCGGGTTACTGCTGTTTGTTGCTGCGGCTTACATTGTCGAGTTGATTTTCTCCCAGCCTAACCTGGCGCAACTGGGTAAAGGAATGGTAATCCCGAGTTTACCCACCTCGGAGGCAGTCTTCCTGGCGGCAGGTGTGTTGGGGGCGACGATTATGCCGCACGTGATTTATTTACACTCTTCGCTGACTCAGCATTTACATGGTGGTTCGCGTCAACAACGTTATTCTGCCACCAAATGGGATGTGGCTATCGCTATGACTATTGCCGGTTTTGTCAATCTGGCGATGATGGCTACGGCCGCGGCGGCGTTCCACTTTTCCGGTCATACTGGCGTTGCCGATCTTGATGAGGCTTATCTGACGCTGCAACCGTTGTTAAGCCATGCTGCGGCAACGGTCTTTGGTTTAAGCCTGGTTGCTGCGGGACTGTCCTCAACGGTTGTGGGGACACTGGCGGGGCAGGTAGTGATGCAGGGCTTCATTCGTTTTCATATCCCGCTGTGGGTGCGTCGCACCGTTACCATGTTGCCGTCATTTATTGTCATTCTGATGGGATTAGATCCGACACGGATTCTGGTTATGAGTCAGGTGCTGTTAAGTTTTGGTATCGCTCTGGCGCTGGTTCCACTACTAATTTTTACCAGTGACAGTAGGTTGATGGGCGATCTGGTGAACAGCAAACGCGTAAAACAGATAGGCTGGGTGATTGTGGTGCTGGTAGTGGCGCTGAATATCTGGTTGTTAGTGGGTACGGCGCTGGGGCTATAG
- the ypeC gene encoding DUF2502 domain-containing protein YpeC yields MFRSLFLAAALMAFTPLAANAGEITLLPSIKLQIGDRDHYGNYWDGGHWRDRDYWHRNYEWRKNRWWRHDNGYHRGWDKRKAYERGYREGWRDRDDHRGKGRGHGHRH; encoded by the coding sequence ATGTTCAGGTCACTGTTTCTGGCGGCCGCCCTGATGGCATTTACCCCGCTTGCGGCAAACGCAGGTGAAATCACCCTACTGCCATCAATCAAATTACAAATTGGCGATCGCGATCATTACGGTAATTACTGGGACGGTGGTCACTGGCGCGACCGTGACTACTGGCATCGCAATTATGAATGGCGTAAAAACCGCTGGTGGCGTCATGATAATGGCTACCACCGTGGCTGGGATAAGCGTAAAGCGTATGAGCGTGGCTATCGTGAAGGCTGGCGCGATCGTGACGATCATCGCGGAAAAGGCCGCGGACATGGACACCGCCATTAA
- the yfeO gene encoding ion channel protein has translation MLHPRARTMLLLSLPAVAIGIASSLILIVVMKIASVLQNLLWQRLPGTLGIAQDSPFWIIAILTLTGIAVGLVIRFSQGHAGPDPACEPLIGAPVPPSALPGLIVALILGLAGGVSLGPEHPIMTVNIALAVAIGARLLPRVNRMEWTILASAGTIGALFGTPVAAALIFSQTLNGSSEVPLWDRLFAPLMAAAAGALTTGLFFHPHFSLPIAHYGQMEMTDILSGAIVAAIAIAAGMVAVWCLPRLHAMMHQIKNPVLMLGVGGFILGILGVIAGPVSLFKGLDEMQQMVANQAFSTSDYFLLAVIKLAALVVAAASGFRGGRIFPAVFVGVALGLMLHEHVPAVPAAITVSCAILGIVLVVTRDGWLSLFMAAVVVPNTTLLPLLCIVMLPAWLLLAGKPMMMVNRPKQQPPHDNV, from the coding sequence ATGCTCCATCCGCGAGCCAGAACCATGTTGTTATTATCACTCCCCGCCGTGGCAATTGGGATTGCGTCCAGTCTTATTCTGATTGTGGTGATGAAAATCGCCTCGGTATTACAGAATTTGCTCTGGCAACGACTGCCGGGAACTCTGGGGATAGCCCAGGATTCACCTTTCTGGATCATCGCCATATTAACGCTAACAGGTATTGCGGTGGGGTTGGTTATCCGTTTCAGCCAGGGGCATGCTGGACCAGACCCCGCCTGTGAACCGCTGATCGGCGCACCCGTTCCGCCCTCTGCGCTACCAGGACTTATCGTAGCATTAATTCTTGGTCTTGCTGGCGGCGTCAGTCTCGGGCCGGAACATCCGATCATGACCGTCAATATCGCCCTTGCGGTTGCGATAGGCGCTCGTCTGTTACCGCGCGTCAACCGGATGGAATGGACTATTTTAGCCTCTGCCGGAACTATCGGCGCGCTGTTTGGCACACCTGTTGCGGCGGCGTTGATATTTTCGCAAACCTTAAATGGCAGTAGTGAAGTCCCGCTATGGGATCGTCTCTTTGCGCCGTTAATGGCGGCGGCGGCTGGTGCGCTAACCACCGGATTGTTTTTCCATCCTCATTTTTCGCTGCCCATTGCGCATTATGGGCAGATGGAGATGACCGATATTCTCAGCGGTGCAATTGTGGCGGCGATTGCCATCGCAGCAGGGATGGTTGCCGTATGGTGTCTGCCACGGTTGCACGCGATGATGCATCAGATTAAAAATCCGGTGCTAATGCTGGGAGTTGGCGGATTTATTCTCGGTATTCTGGGGGTTATTGCTGGACCGGTTTCGCTATTTAAAGGGCTGGATGAGATGCAGCAGATGGTGGCAAATCAGGCTTTCAGCACCAGCGATTACTTTTTGCTGGCGGTGATTAAACTTGCCGCTCTCGTGGTTGCTGCCGCCAGCGGCTTTCGCGGTGGGCGAATATTCCCGGCAGTGTTTGTCGGCGTGGCATTAGGATTGATGCTGCATGAGCACGTTCCCGCTGTCCCGGCGGCAATAACCGTTTCCTGCGCTATTCTCGGCATCGTGCTGGTGGTAACACGCGATGGCTGGTTAAGTCTTTTTATGGCGGCAGTCGTTGTACCCAATACCACATTGCTACCGCTGCTCTGTATCGTCATGCTTCCGGCATGGCTGTTATTAGCAGGTAAGCCGATGATGATGGTCAATCGTCCGAAGCAACAGCCACCCCACGATAACGTTTAG
- the glk gene encoding glucokinase encodes MTKYALVGDVGGTNARLALCDIASGEISQAKTYSGLDYPSLEAVIRVYLEEHKVEVKDGCIAIACPITGDWVAMTNHTWAFSIAEMKKNLGFSHLEIINDFTAVSMAIPMLKKEHLIQFGGAEPVEGKPIAVYGAGTGLGVAHLVHVDKRWVSLPGEGGHVDFAPNSEEEAIILEILRAEIGHVSAERVLSGPGLVNLYRAIVKADNRLPENLKPKDITERALADSCTDCRRALSLFCVIMGRFGGNLALNLGTFGGVFIAGGIVPRFLEFFKASGFRAAFEDKGRFKEYVHDIPVYLIVHDNPGLLGSGAHLRQTLGHIL; translated from the coding sequence ATGACAAAGTATGCATTAGTCGGTGATGTGGGCGGCACCAACGCACGTCTTGCTCTGTGTGATATTGCCAGTGGTGAAATCTCGCAGGCTAAGACCTATTCAGGGCTTGATTACCCGAGCCTCGAAGCGGTCATTCGCGTTTATCTTGAAGAACATAAGGTCGAGGTGAAAGACGGCTGTATTGCCATCGCTTGCCCCATTACCGGTGACTGGGTGGCAATGACCAACCATACCTGGGCGTTCTCAATTGCCGAAATGAAAAAGAATCTCGGTTTTAGCCATCTGGAAATTATTAACGATTTTACCGCTGTATCGATGGCGATCCCGATGCTGAAAAAAGAGCATCTGATTCAGTTTGGTGGCGCAGAACCAGTCGAAGGTAAGCCTATTGCGGTTTACGGTGCCGGAACGGGGCTTGGGGTTGCGCATCTGGTTCATGTTGATAAACGCTGGGTAAGCTTGCCAGGCGAAGGCGGTCACGTTGATTTTGCGCCGAATAGTGAAGAAGAGGCCATTATCCTCGAAATACTGCGTGCAGAAATTGGTCATGTTTCGGCAGAGCGCGTGCTTTCTGGCCCTGGTCTGGTGAATTTGTATCGCGCGATTGTGAAAGCCGACAACCGCCTGCCAGAAAATCTCAAGCCAAAAGATATTACCGAACGTGCGCTGGCTGACAGCTGCACCGATTGCCGCCGCGCGTTGTCGCTGTTTTGCGTCATTATGGGCCGTTTTGGCGGCAATCTGGCGCTCAATCTCGGGACATTTGGCGGCGTGTTTATTGCCGGTGGTATCGTGCCGCGCTTCCTTGAGTTCTTCAAAGCCTCTGGTTTCCGTGCCGCATTTGAAGATAAAGGGCGCTTTAAAGAATATGTCCATGATATTCCGGTGTATCTCATCGTCCATGACAATCCGGGCCTTCTCGGCTCCGGCGCACATTTACGCCAGACCTTAGGCCACATTCTGTAA
- the fryB gene encoding PTS fructose transporter subunit IIB has protein sequence MSKKLIALCACPMGLAHTFMAAQALEEAAVEAGYEVKIETQGADGIQNRLTAQDIAEATIIIHSVAVTPEDNERFESRDVYEITLQDAIKNAAGIIKEIEEMIAAEQQ, from the coding sequence ATGAGTAAGAAACTGATTGCCTTATGTGCCTGCCCAATGGGCCTGGCTCACACCTTTATGGCCGCTCAGGCGCTGGAAGAAGCGGCGGTAGAAGCCGGTTATGAAGTGAAAATTGAAACCCAGGGTGCGGACGGCATCCAGAATCGTCTGACCGCGCAGGATATCGCCGAAGCGACCATCATCATCCACTCCGTGGCGGTTACCCCGGAAGATAACGAACGTTTCGAATCACGCGACGTTTATGAAATCACTTTGCAGGACGCAATTAAAAACGCTGCGGGCATCATCAAAGAAATCGAAGAGATGATTGCCGCTGAACAACAGTAA
- the fryC gene encoding PTS fructose transporter subunit IIC, with product MAIKKRSATVVPGASGAAAAIKNPQASKTSFWGELPQHVMSGISRMVPTLIMGGVILAFSQLIAYSWLKIPADIGIMDALNSGKFSGFDLSLLKFAWLSQSFGGVLFGFAIPMFAAFVANSIGGKLAFPAGFIGGLMSTQPTQLLNFDPSTMQWATSSPVPSTFIGALIISIVAGYLVKWMNQKIQLPDFLLAFKTTFLLPILSAIFVMLAMYYVITPFGGWINGGIRAVLTAAGEKGALMYAMGIAAATAIDLGGPINKAAGFVAFSFTTDHVLPVTARSIAIVIPPIGLGLATIIDRRLTGKRLFNAQLYPQGKTAMFLAFMGISEGAIPFALESPITAIPSYMVGAIVGSTAAVWLGAVQWFPESAIWAWPLVTNLGVYMAGIALGAIITALMVVFLRLMMFRKGKLLIDSL from the coding sequence ATGGCCATTAAAAAACGCAGTGCAACCGTTGTGCCTGGCGCATCCGGTGCGGCAGCGGCAATTAAGAATCCGCAGGCCTCTAAAACCAGCTTCTGGGGTGAGCTCCCGCAGCATGTGATGTCAGGGATTTCACGCATGGTGCCAACCTTAATTATGGGCGGTGTGATCCTCGCTTTCAGCCAGTTGATTGCTTATAGCTGGCTTAAAATTCCTGCGGATATCGGCATCATGGATGCTCTTAATAGCGGGAAATTCTCCGGTTTCGACCTCTCCTTACTGAAGTTTGCCTGGCTGTCACAGTCCTTTGGTGGCGTGCTGTTTGGCTTTGCCATACCGATGTTTGCCGCTTTTGTGGCGAACTCCATCGGCGGCAAACTGGCATTCCCGGCTGGTTTTATCGGCGGCTTGATGTCTACCCAGCCGACGCAACTGCTGAACTTCGATCCCAGCACGATGCAATGGGCGACCTCTTCGCCGGTGCCGTCCACCTTCATTGGTGCCCTGATTATTTCTATCGTTGCGGGTTACCTTGTGAAGTGGATGAACCAGAAAATCCAGTTACCGGATTTCCTGTTAGCGTTCAAAACCACATTTTTGCTACCGATTCTTTCCGCCATTTTTGTCATGCTGGCGATGTACTACGTCATCACCCCATTTGGTGGCTGGATCAACGGCGGTATTCGTGCCGTGCTGACTGCCGCAGGTGAGAAGGGCGCGCTAATGTATGCGATGGGTATCGCAGCAGCGACAGCAATCGACCTTGGTGGCCCGATCAACAAAGCAGCAGGTTTCGTTGCCTTCAGCTTTACCACTGACCACGTATTACCGGTCACCGCACGTTCTATCGCTATCGTTATTCCACCGATTGGTCTGGGTCTGGCGACCATTATTGACCGTCGTTTAACCGGCAAACGCCTGTTCAACGCTCAGCTTTATCCGCAGGGTAAAACCGCCATGTTCCTTGCCTTTATGGGGATCAGTGAGGGTGCGATTCCGTTTGCGCTGGAAAGCCCCATCACCGCTATTCCGTCCTATATGGTTGGCGCGATTGTCGGCTCAACCGCCGCTGTCTGGCTGGGTGCAGTTCAATGGTTCCCGGAATCTGCTATCTGGGCATGGCCGCTGGTCACTAACCTCGGTGTCTATATGGCGGGGATCGCGCTGGGAGCAATCATTACTGCGCTGATGGTGGTGTTCCTGCGTCTGATGATGTTCCGTAAAGGCAAATTGTTAATCGATAGCCTGTAA
- the ypdF gene encoding aminopeptidase — MTLLASLRDWLKAQQLDAVLLSSRQNKQPHLGISTGSGYVLISRESAHILVDSRYYADVEARTQGYQLHLLDATHTLTTIVRQIIADEQLQTLGFEGQQVSWETAHRWQSELNAKLVSATPDVLRQIKTPEEVEKIRLACGIADRGAEHIRRFIQAGMSECEIAAELEWFMRQQGAEKASFDTIVASGWRGALPHGKASDKIVAAGEFVTLDFGALYQGYCSDMTRTLLVNGEGVSAESHPLFDVYNIVLQAQLAAISAIRPGVRCQQVDDAARRIITEAGYGDYFGHNTGHAIGIEVHEEPRFSPQDTTTLQPGMLLTVEPGIYLPGRGGVRIEDVVLVTPQGAEVLYAMPKTVLLTGEA; from the coding sequence ATGACATTACTCGCTTCGCTGCGCGACTGGCTTAAGGCGCAACAACTGGATGCAGTGCTTCTCTCCTCACGGCAGAACAAACAGCCGCATCTGGGGATCTCCACCGGATCAGGTTATGTGCTGATTAGTCGTGAAAGTGCGCACATTCTGGTGGATTCGCGCTATTACGCGGATGTAGAAGCCCGCACCCAGGGCTACCAGCTGCATTTGCTTGATGCGACGCACACGCTTACCACTATCGTCAGGCAAATCATTGCCGATGAGCAGTTGCAAACGCTCGGTTTTGAAGGCCAGCAGGTAAGTTGGGAAACCGCGCACCGCTGGCAGTCTGAACTCAATGCGAAACTGGTAAGCGCCACGCCGGATGTGCTGCGGCAAATCAAAACGCCAGAGGAGGTGGAGAAAATCCGCCTCGCCTGTGGGATTGCCGATCGCGGTGCAGAGCATATTCGCCGCTTTATTCAGGCGGGGATGAGCGAATGCGAGATAGCCGCTGAACTGGAGTGGTTTATGCGCCAGCAGGGCGCAGAAAAAGCCTCTTTCGATACCATTGTCGCCAGTGGCTGGCGTGGGGCGCTGCCGCACGGCAAAGCCAGCGACAAGATTGTTGCAGCGGGCGAGTTTGTCACTCTTGATTTTGGTGCGCTGTATCAGGGCTACTGCTCTGATATGACGCGTACCTTGCTGGTGAATGGCGAAGGGGTGAGCGCCGAATCTCACCCGCTGTTTGATGTGTATAACATTGTCCTGCAGGCACAGCTCGCGGCAATCTCCGCGATTCGCCCCGGCGTGCGCTGCCAACAGGTTGACGACGCCGCGCGCCGGATCATTACAGAAGCCGGTTATGGTGACTATTTTGGTCACAACACTGGTCATGCCATCGGCATTGAAGTCCATGAAGAGCCGCGTTTTTCACCGCAGGACACCACGACGCTACAGCCAGGGATGTTACTGACCGTGGAGCCGGGGATTTATTTGCCAGGGCGAGGTGGCGTGCGCATCGAAGATGTCGTGCTGGTTACCCCGCAAGGCGCGGAAGTGCTCTACGCCATGCCAAAAACAGTGTTGCTCACGGGAGAGGCATAA